The Leptolyngbya sp. CCY15150 genomic sequence ACTTGGCGACCCTAGGTTGGGGTGTTGGCCCCGGCGGTGAAGTAACCGATACCTTCCCCTACTTCGTGGTGGGTGTGCTTCACTTAATTTCTTCGGCAGTTCTCGGTCTAGGCGGCATCTACCACGCCGTGCGCGGCCCGGAAGTGCTAGAAGAGTACTCTTCTTTCTTCGGCTATGACTGGAAAGACAAGAACAAGATGACCACCATCATCGGGATCCACTTGATCCTCTTGGGTTGTGGTGCCTTCTTACTCGTCTTGAAAGCCATGTCCTTTGGTGGCGTATACGACACGTGGGCACCCGGTGGTGGTGACGTGCGGATTATCACCAACCCCACATTGAACCCCGCTGTTATCTTCGGCTATCTGTTGAAGTCTCCTTTTGGTGGCGAAGGCTGGATCGTCAGCGTCAACAACATGGAAGACATCATCGGTGGTCACATCTGGGTCGGCATTATTTGTATTGCGGGTGGTGTATGGCACATTTTGACCAAGCCTTTCGCTTGGGCTCGCCGTGCATTTGTGTGGTCGGGTGAAGCCTATCTGTCTTACAGCCTGGGCGCGTTGTCCCTCATGGGATTCATCGCCTCGATCATGGTTTGGTACAACAACACTGCTTACCCCAGTGAGTTCTTTGGTCCTACGGGCCCCGAAGCGTCTCAGGCTCAAGCACTCACCTTCTTGGTGCGTGACCAACGCTTGGGTGCCAACGTCGGTTCGGCTCAAGGGCCTACCGGTCTAGGTAAGTACCTGATGCGCTCTCCGACCGGTGAAATCATCTTCGGCGGTGAGACGATGCGTTTCTGGGATTTCCAAGGTCCTTGGCTGGAGCCGCTCCGTGGCCCCAACGGTCTAGACC encodes the following:
- the psbC gene encoding photosystem II reaction center protein CP43, with product METPFNSSYVSAGNRDLESSGFAWWSGNARLINLSGKLLGAHVAHAGLIVFWTGAMTLFEVAHFVPEKPMYEQGIILLSHLATLGWGVGPGGEVTDTFPYFVVGVLHLISSAVLGLGGIYHAVRGPEVLEEYSSFFGYDWKDKNKMTTIIGIHLILLGCGAFLLVLKAMSFGGVYDTWAPGGGDVRIITNPTLNPAVIFGYLLKSPFGGEGWIVSVNNMEDIIGGHIWVGIICIAGGVWHILTKPFAWARRAFVWSGEAYLSYSLGALSLMGFIASIMVWYNNTAYPSEFFGPTGPEASQAQALTFLVRDQRLGANVGSAQGPTGLGKYLMRSPTGEIIFGGETMRFWDFQGPWLEPLRGPNGLDLDKIKNDIQPWQARRAAEYMTHAPLGSLNSVGGVATEINSVNFVSPRAWLSTSHFVLGFFFLVGHLWHAGRARAAEAGFEKGINRETEPVLSMTDLD